The following proteins come from a genomic window of Rhodohalobacter sp. 614A:
- the agaR gene encoding transcriptional repressor AgaR — protein sequence MRSTVERRDSIIQIVQKDGKVRVDSLSKKFDVSSVTIRNDLDFLEKKGIVHRTHGGALLRKSVYEDPSLEEKQQRYQDEKQRIGAKAVELVNDGDSILLDSGTTAMEIAQRLNDKKNLTVMTNAINLSLKLGSYDSVSVMLTGGLLRRESFSLVGPEAEATISNYYFDKLFLGVDGLDINFGLTTPNPMEAQLNRIMVERAQEVIAITDSSKFGRHSFSYICDVDVISKLITDTNISAEFEKELLRRNIDVIKV from the coding sequence TGATAGTTTAAGCAAGAAATTTGACGTATCGAGTGTTACGATTCGAAATGATCTTGATTTCCTAGAAAAGAAAGGAATTGTACACAGAACGCATGGTGGTGCTCTTCTCAGAAAAAGTGTTTATGAAGATCCCAGCCTCGAAGAGAAACAACAACGATATCAGGACGAGAAACAAAGAATTGGCGCAAAGGCAGTTGAACTTGTTAATGATGGCGATTCAATTTTACTGGATTCCGGAACGACAGCAATGGAAATCGCTCAGCGATTGAATGACAAGAAGAATCTGACCGTGATGACCAATGCCATTAATCTTTCGCTGAAACTGGGTAGTTATGATTCCGTTAGCGTAATGTTGACCGGTGGTTTACTACGGCGCGAGTCTTTTTCATTAGTCGGGCCGGAAGCTGAAGCAACAATCAGTAATTACTATTTCGATAAACTTTTTTTAGGAGTTGACGGGCTTGATATTAATTTTGGACTAACAACACCCAACCCGATGGAAGCTCAATTAAACAGAATTATGGTTGAGCGAGCGCAGGAGGTGATCGCCATCACAGATTCAAGTAAATTTGGACGACACAGTTTTTCATACATTTGTGATGTGGATGTAATTAGTAAACTTATTACCGATACAAATATCTCCGCAGAGTTTGAAAAAGAGTTACTCAGAAGAAATATTGACGTGATTAAAGTCTAA